The proteins below come from a single Bacteroidota bacterium genomic window:
- a CDS encoding PAS domain S-box protein, with the protein MSALKKSNEEKRLIKALNQLSEFSKGNYSVREKPSGKGDEWDKLLSGINALGDELSAKVLAIGQDDRMHAILEGALQLNLGNYHHTIPLSEKNDSLDALSIALNTLSDELMNSKKVIDSFEERINGILESLLKFTLMDFSQKVEVTGKGDEFDAIAIGVNTLIEELEASFRAEREQAKELETATKILMLKNQVLKGVEELNDAIRGEKSTEALAQSIISYLASHLNAQIGAFYVIENKKHLKFIAGYAYSKKHHAQGNLIHFGEGLVGQVALEKKKLVLRNIPKDYIKVNSATGETSPNEILIIPFFFEGELIGVIELGTLGLFNEEHHEFLEIINQKIGIAINSSQDREQLKLLLEETQAQAEELQTNQEELRLTNEELQGKTSHLENSEAELKLQQEELQQTNDELKEKANLCAEDKLKENEAFLNSVLDNMWEGVIVADKDGSMIYFNTAAKKLFVKEFIDDLPGKKLKEFLIYYPDTITPIPKEQSPLFKGLKGKESINEEVFVKYNSKSKGVLVNISCMPIKGSNSEITGAVLVFKDITKYKIAEQALIESESRFRNLFEFAPNPMWVFDLDTFEFLVVNKAAVKHYGYSKEEFLAMKATDLRPEDQFEKFFDALIRMKKEDKNLCSSTGWVHKLKNGQLIDVDITSQRIEINGRKTLLTTAIDITKWKKAKEDLNKAKELAENLLKTQEIFIANFSHEIRTPMNAILGFTSLLNRSELNPEQKEQISAVQQSGETLLTLINDILDMSKIESGLITFEKTPFDIKLILQNLKTILYKNAKAKSVVFKITVQNEIPNSVIGDPVRLTQILLNLIHNALKFTEQGEVTVSVKLTEASGDDLKIQFEIKDTGVGIPADKIDLIFQRFLQANSDTTRKFGGTGLGLNIVKNLVELQNGTIQVKSTENIGSLFTVNMVFKEDKNLTYLKNEALDYSKITINKSTRILFVEDNFFNQKLAVTVLKNFGFDIVIANNGKEAVRMVKENAFDLILMDLQMPEMDGYTASKVIRNELLLDIPIIAMTAHALLGEKERCIKLGMNDYISKPFNEQDLLKKILYFQKPFGKNEVVSVKENLINLEYLKNLSTSNENFIKEMIQVFIDGAPLLMIELKDAVQKNDLTRIMVNAHTLKSNLAFLGVNNLKHILEQLEINAKGLVTGFNYSAEFLHIEPVFNAVLEEAKSKVEKL; encoded by the coding sequence ATGTCTGCATTAAAAAAATCAAACGAGGAAAAACGGTTAATAAAGGCTCTTAATCAACTATCGGAATTTTCAAAAGGCAATTATTCAGTTCGGGAAAAACCTTCAGGAAAGGGCGATGAATGGGATAAATTACTTTCTGGGATAAATGCACTTGGGGATGAATTATCTGCTAAAGTTTTGGCAATAGGGCAGGATGATCGTATGCATGCAATTTTGGAAGGGGCTCTTCAATTGAATTTAGGGAATTATCATCACACAATTCCCCTTTCTGAAAAAAACGATTCACTTGATGCTTTGTCTATTGCTTTAAATACGCTTTCTGATGAGTTAATGAATTCCAAAAAGGTAATCGATAGCTTTGAGGAAAGGATCAATGGAATTCTGGAAAGTCTTTTGAAATTCACTTTAATGGATTTTTCCCAGAAAGTGGAAGTGACAGGTAAAGGAGATGAGTTTGATGCCATTGCCATAGGCGTAAATACTTTAATTGAAGAACTGGAAGCATCATTTAGAGCAGAGAGGGAGCAGGCAAAAGAATTAGAGACAGCCACCAAAATATTAATGTTAAAAAACCAGGTATTGAAGGGGGTTGAGGAATTGAACGATGCAATTCGTGGTGAAAAATCAACAGAGGCGCTTGCACAAAGTATAATTAGTTACCTGGCCTCTCACCTTAACGCTCAAATAGGGGCTTTTTATGTTATCGAAAATAAAAAACATTTAAAGTTTATAGCTGGCTATGCATACAGTAAAAAACATCATGCTCAGGGAAATTTAATACATTTTGGAGAAGGGCTTGTAGGACAGGTTGCTCTTGAAAAGAAAAAGCTCGTATTAAGGAACATTCCAAAAGATTATATCAAAGTAAATTCAGCTACAGGAGAAACCTCACCTAATGAAATACTAATTATTCCATTCTTTTTTGAAGGGGAATTAATAGGGGTAATCGAACTGGGCACACTTGGTTTATTTAATGAGGAGCATCATGAGTTTTTAGAAATCATTAATCAAAAAATTGGTATTGCAATAAATTCTTCTCAGGACCGTGAACAATTGAAGTTGTTGTTAGAAGAAACCCAGGCCCAGGCTGAAGAATTGCAAACCAATCAGGAAGAACTAAGACTAACAAACGAGGAGTTGCAGGGAAAAACTTCTCATTTAGAAAATTCAGAAGCAGAGCTTAAATTACAACAAGAGGAGTTACAACAAACCAATGATGAGTTGAAAGAAAAAGCCAATCTTTGTGCAGAAGACAAGTTAAAAGAAAATGAAGCTTTTTTGAATTCCGTTTTGGATAACATGTGGGAAGGAGTAATAGTGGCAGATAAAGACGGGAGTATGATTTATTTTAATACTGCAGCAAAAAAATTGTTTGTTAAGGAATTTATCGATGATTTGCCTGGAAAAAAGTTAAAGGAGTTTTTGATTTATTATCCCGATACAATCACCCCCATTCCCAAAGAACAATCGCCTTTGTTTAAAGGGTTAAAAGGGAAAGAATCAATAAATGAAGAAGTTTTTGTTAAATACAATAGCAAATCTAAAGGTGTATTAGTTAATATTAGTTGCATGCCAATAAAAGGGTCGAATTCAGAAATTACTGGAGCCGTTCTTGTTTTTAAAGACATTACTAAGTACAAAATAGCGGAGCAGGCATTAATAGAAAGTGAATCAAGATTCAGAAATCTTTTCGAATTTGCTCCAAATCCTATGTGGGTATTTGATTTGGATACTTTTGAATTTCTGGTAGTAAATAAAGCAGCAGTAAAACATTATGGTTATTCTAAAGAAGAATTTCTAGCTATGAAGGCTACTGATTTAAGGCCAGAAGATCAATTCGAGAAGTTTTTTGATGCTTTAATAAGGATGAAAAAAGAAGATAAAAACCTTTGTTCTTCAACCGGGTGGGTTCATAAATTAAAAAACGGACAATTAATAGATGTTGATATAACCTCTCAACGTATAGAAATTAATGGAAGAAAAACCTTGTTAACCACAGCCATTGACATTACAAAATGGAAAAAAGCGAAGGAAGACTTAAATAAAGCAAAAGAACTGGCTGAAAATTTACTGAAAACACAAGAAATTTTCATTGCCAATTTCAGTCATGAAATAAGAACCCCAATGAATGCTATTTTAGGGTTTACCTCCCTTTTGAACCGATCGGAATTAAATCCCGAACAAAAAGAACAAATCAGTGCAGTTCAGCAATCAGGTGAAACACTATTAACTTTAATCAATGATATTTTAGATATGTCAAAAATAGAGTCAGGTTTAATAACCTTTGAAAAGACTCCATTTGACATTAAATTAATTCTTCAAAATTTAAAAACTATTCTTTATAAAAATGCAAAGGCTAAATCTGTTGTTTTTAAAATAACAGTTCAAAATGAAATTCCTAATTCAGTAATAGGCGATCCGGTAAGGTTAACACAGATTTTGTTAAACCTTATACATAATGCACTTAAATTTACAGAACAGGGTGAGGTAACCGTTTCGGTTAAATTAACAGAGGCCAGCGGTGATGATTTAAAAATACAATTTGAAATAAAGGATACAGGAGTTGGAATTCCTGCTGATAAAATAGACCTGATATTTCAAAGGTTTTTACAGGCAAATTCGGATACTACTCGAAAATTTGGTGGAACAGGCCTAGGCCTTAACATAGTAAAAAACCTGGTAGAATTACAAAATGGAACAATTCAGGTAAAAAGCACTGAAAATATAGGGTCGTTATTTACAGTTAACATGGTTTTTAAAGAGGATAAAAATTTAACATATTTAAAAAATGAAGCACTTGATTATTCTAAAATCACCATTAATAAGAGTACAAGAATTTTGTTTGTTGAGGATAATTTTTTCAATCAGAAATTAGCTGTAACTGTACTTAAAAATTTTGGGTTTGATATAGTAATAGCCAATAATGGCAAAGAAGCCGTTAGGATGGTAAAAGAAAATGCGTTTGATTTAATATTAATGGATTTGCAGATGCCGGAAATGGACGGGTATACGGCAAGCAAGGTAATAAGAAATGAGTTGTTATTGGATATTCCTATTATTGCAATGACAGCGCACGCCCTTCTCGGAGAAAAAGAAAGATGTATTAAACTAGGGATGAATGATTATATTTCAAAGCCCTTTAACGAACAAGATTTGTTAAAAAAGATTCTTTATTTTCAAAAACCATTTGGGAAAAATGAAGTGGTGAGTGTTAAAGAAAACCTTATAAACCTTGAATATTTAAAAAACCTTTCTACAAGCAATGAGAATTTTATTAAAGAAATGATACAGGTTTTTATTGATGGAGCACCTCTATTGATGATTGAACTAAAAGATGCTGTACAAAAGAATGATCTTACAAGGATTATGGTAAATGCGCATACTTTAAAATCAAATCTTGCATTTTTAGGTGTGAATAATTTGAAACATATATTAGAGCAATTGGAAATAAATGCGAAAGGGCTTGTAACAGGTTTTAATTATTCTGCCGAATTCCTCCACATTGAACCAGTTTTTAATGCTGTTCTTGAAGAAGCCAAAAGTAAAGTGGAAAAATTATAG
- a CDS encoding glucose/sorbosone dehydrogenase-like protein — MDITFAPNGFTARVPTPLDPDSNAVTAAYRAFDTGEETSEYVVAAATPNNPQDWIIAGVGSVYSFDPSAADVAGSLVLECWGLRNPFGIAFDASNASQLFISNNGTDIRGQAGDPNDPLNPATYVIQGNRPLFNDKDDMFEITVGGVVEFFGWPDYFHDPVTNEPLSVADPMFCDSPVLEDTDCAEPLFAQSFANTLVVKDAFATVGQSVSVTGFAPSTSTEFGFENNLFVTESGSFAPQTG; from the coding sequence GTGGACATTACATTCGCGCCCAATGGCTTTACTGCCCGCGTACCAACTCCTTTAGATCCAGATTCAAACGCAGTAACTGCAGCATACCGTGCATTTGATACTGGGGAAGAAACCAGCGAGTATGTAGTTGCCGCGGCTACACCAAACAATCCTCAGGATTGGATAATCGCTGGTGTAGGTTCAGTATATTCTTTCGATCCATCGGCTGCTGATGTAGCGGGTTCACTTGTACTCGAATGCTGGGGGCTTAGGAATCCCTTCGGAATAGCATTTGACGCAAGTAACGCCAGTCAATTGTTCATTTCTAATAATGGAACTGATATTCGCGGACAGGCCGGTGATCCTAATGATCCACTTAACCCTGCTACTTACGTAATTCAAGGAAACCGTCCCCTCTTCAATGACAAAGACGATATGTTTGAGATTACGGTAGGTGGTGTTGTGGAGTTTTTCGGATGGCCTGATTATTTTCACGATCCGGTAACCAATGAACCTTTGAGCGTAGCAGATCCCATGTTCTGCGATTCGCCAGTTTTAGAGGATACTGATTGTGCAGAGCCCTTGTTCGCACAAAGCTTCGCAAATACCCTTGTGGTCAAGGATGCTTTTGCTACAGTTGGACAGTCTGTTTCTGTAACTGGTTTTGCCCCATCCACCAGTACTGAATTCGGGTTCGAAAACAATTTGTTTGTTACTGAGTCCGGTTCTTTTGCCCCGCAAACAGGTA